The sequence CACCCTGGGCCACACCTCCAACATCTTCGCCCACCCGGGTGTGATCGCGGTGGCCGAGAAGCTGGTCGGTTTGGTGGGGGAGCAGGACCCCACAGGCCGTTCCCACGGCTCCACCGTGTTTTTCTGCAACTCCGGAGCGGAGGCCAACGAGGCGGCCTTCAAAATCGCGCGGGCCACGGGCCGGACCAAGATCTTCGCCGCAGAGCGGGGCTTTCACGGCCGCACCATGGGTGCGCTGGCGCTCACTGGGCAACCGGACAAGCGCGCCCCCTTTGCACCGATGCCCGCAGGCGTGGAGTTCTTCCCTTTCGGGGACATTGCCGCTGTCCGGGACATGGCAGACGAGGACACTGCGGCCATCTTCGTGGAGTCCATACAGGGCGAGACCGGCATCATCCCCGCGCCGCCGGGCTTTCTAACCCAGCTTCGGGAACTGTGCGATGAGCTGGGCATCCTCCTGGTGGTGGACGAGGTTCAGGCCGGAATGGGCCGAACCGGGCAGTGGTTCGGGTTCCAGGCCGAAGGCATTGTGCCCGACGTGATCACCATGGCCAAGGGGCTAGGCGGTGGGCTGCCCATTGGTGCCTGCCTGGCCACCCCTCGCGCCCAGTTGCTGGCCAAGGGGATGCATGGCACCACGTTCGGGGGCAACCCCGTGGTCTGCGCGGCCGCCAACGCTGTCATCGACACGCTGAGGAATGAGAAGGTGCTGGACAACGTCCAGCGCGTTGGCGGGTACATCGCCGAAGCGCTCAGCGGCAACCCGCATGTGGTGGAGGTCCGCGGGCGCGGACTGATGCTGGGCGTTGTGCTCCGGGGCCCCCTGACCGTGGACCCCCTAGATTACGGCCTGCTGCTCAACCGCCCCGCCCCCGATGTTCTTCGCATCGTGCCGCCGCTGAACCTCAGCTTGGCGGAAGCAGAGGAGGGGGTGCGGGCCATCGAGGCGATGCTGCGGGACACGTTCGGCGTGGCGTCCGCACCACATCACCACGGTGATGGCAGCAACGGCGAGATGGGCGATCACGCCGCAGATTCCAACGAACCAGACCACAGCTGATCAGGCTGGAGAAAGGCAAGAATGCGCCACTTTTTGACTGACGCGGACCTGACCCCGGCCGAACAGGCCGAGGTATTGCAGCTCGCGGCGGAATTGAAAGATAACCGCTACAACAACGAATACCGGACCCTGCTGGAGCGGCGCACCGTCGCCCTTCTGCTGGACAAGACGTCCACCCGGACTCGCTTTTCCTTCAGCGCCGGGGTGACCGAGCTGGGCGGAAACGTGGTCACGGCGGATTCCAAGAGCTCCCAGATGGGGAAGGGGGAGACGTACCAGGACACTGGGGCGGTGCTCTCCCGCTACGCCGCGGCCATCCTGTGGCGAACCGGGGCGCAGGCGAACCTAGAGGCCATGGTGGAAACCGCCACGGTGCCGGTGATCAACGCGCTCTCCGACGACTTCCACCCCTGCCAAATTCTCGCGGACCTGCAGACGGTGGCGGAGAACAAGGGTGGGCAGGGTAACGGACCGCTGGGCATTGGCGGGCTGAACGCGGTGTACCTCGGCGACGGCGCCAACAATATGGCCAACAGCTACATGCTGGGATTCGCTACCGCGGGGGTCAACATCACCATCTGCGCGCCGGAAGGCTTCCAACCGGAGCAGCAGTTTGTGGAGAAGGCTCGGGACCGTGCGCAGGAGACCGGGGCACGCGTCACCGTGACCGAGGACATCGACGTTAGCGGCGCGGATGTGGTGATCACCGATACGTGGCTGTCCATGGGGCAGGATCCCTCGGAGGACCGGTCCGTGCTGCGCGACTATCAGGTCAATGAGGAGCTCATGGCCACCGCGCCCGAGGCCATCTTCCTGCACTGCCTACCGGCCTACCGGGACTCCGAGGTGACCCCCGGGGTCATCGACGGCCCCCAGTCCCGGGTGTTCGACGAGGCCGAAAATCGGCTGCACGCCCAGAAGGCGCTGCTGGTATGGCTGCTGCGCTGACCCGTTCCGCACGGCAGGGCAAGGTGGCTACGCTGCTGCAAGCCAGGAAGTTCACCAGCCAGCGCGAGCTCCTGGAGGGCCTGCAGGCCGAAGGGGTGGAGATCACCCAGGCCACGTTGTCGCGAGACCTCGTGGACCTCGGGGCCCGCAAGGTGCGCGCCGACGGCCAGGCCTACTACGCGCTGCGCGAGGAGCTGCGGGCCGATGGGCCGGAGGGTCTGCGCCGCGTGTTGTCCGAACTGCTCGTCGGCACGGACCACTCCGCGAACATGGCCGTGCTGCGCACCCCGCCGGGCGCCGCCCAGTACCTCGCTAGCTGCGTTGATCGGGCCGCACTACCGCAGGTGGTGGCCACGATCGCCGGGGACGATACGATCTTCGCCCTGCCGCGCGAACCCCTAACTGGCGCTGAGCTTGCCGAACACTTCCACGGTTTAGCGCTGCACTAAACTCTTTCCAACGAACGCTTACAACCGGTGCCCAACCCCCTTTTCTGGCGCCGATGAAAGGAACTTGTCACATGAAGGACCGCGTCGTACTCGCCTACTCCGGCGGATTGGACACCACCGTCGCCATCAGCTGGATTGCCAAGGAACGCAATGCCGAGGTCGTGGCGGTATCCATAGATCTGGGGCAGGGGGGCGAGGACATGGAGACCGTACGCCAGCGCGCCCTGGGTGCCGGTGCGGTCGAATCCATTGTTGTGGACGCCAAGGACGAGTTCGCCGAGGACTACTGCCTGCCCGCGATCAAGGCCAACGGGTTGTACATGAAGGAGTACCCCCTGGTCTCCGCTTTGTCGCGCCCGTTGATTGTCAAGCACCTCAGCGATGCGGCCCGGGAGCATAACGGCACCGCCGTGGCCCACGGTTGCACGGGCAAGGGCAACGACCAGGTGCGCTTCGAGGTCGGATTCGCCAACACCGCTCCCGACCTGGACATCATTGCGCCCGTGCGCGACTACGCCTGGACGCGTGAGAAGGCCATCGCCTTCGCCGAGGACAACGGCATCCCCATCGAGCAATCCAAGAAGTCCCCGTTCTCCATCGACCAGAACGTATGGGGCCGTGCCGTGGAGACCGGGTTCCTGGAGGACCTGTGGAATGCCCCCACCAAGGACGTGTACGCCTACACCGAGGATCCCGGCCTGGGGCAGGCTCCGGATGAACTGATCATCTCCTTCGAGAGCGGCAAGCCCGTGGCGATCGACGGCCGCAAGGTCAGCGTGCTGGAGGCCATCGAGGAGCTCAACCGGCGGGCCGGTGCCCAGGGCGTGGGCCGCCTGGACATGGTGGAGGACCGCCTGGTGGGCATCAAGTCCCGCGAAGTCTACGAGGCCCCGGGAGCCATGACCCTCATCCGCGCGCACGAGGCCCTGGAGGCCGTGACCGTGGAGCGCGAACTGGCCCGCTACAAGCGGCAGGTGGATGCGGAGTGGTCCAACCAGGTTTACGACGGCCTATGGTTCGCCCCGCTCAAGCGGAGCCTGGATGCCTTCATCGAATCCACCCAGACTCACGTCACGGGCGACATTCGGCTGCAACTTCACGCGGGCACCATCACCGTCAACGGGCGCCGTTCCGGGAAGTCCCTCTACGACTTCAACCTGGCCACCTACGACGAGGGGGATTCCTTCGACCAGTCCATGGCCCGCGGCTTCGTGGAGCTGCACGGACTGTCCTCCAAGATCGCCTCCAAGCGGGACCTGGCCAACTGATGGGCGCGACATCCACCACCAACGAGGGCGCTCTGTGGGGCGGTCGGTTCGCGGGCGGGCCCGCGGACGCGATGGCTGCGTTAAGCAAGTCCACCCACTTCGACTGGGTCCTGGCCCCATATGACGTGCTGGCTTCCAAGGCCCACGCCAAGGTACTGCACCGTGCCGGACTGCTGTCGGACGCGGATCTGGACACCATGCTGGATGGATTGGAGCGCCTTGGTCGTGGCGTCCACAATGGATCATTCGGTCCGGAACCCCGCGATGAAGACGTTCACGGTGCCATGGAGCGCGGCCTGATCGAGTTGGTGGGCCCGGAAGTTGGCGGGCGGCTGCGGGCGGGACGCTCCCGGAATGACCAGGTGGCAACGCTGTTCCGGATGTGGCTGCGCGACGCGATTCGCGAGGTGGCCGCGGGCGCTGCAGACGTAATCGGGGCGCTGGTGGCGCAGGCCGAGCGGCATCCCGAGGCGATCATGCCGGGCAAGACACACTTTCAGGCGGCCCAGCCGGTGTTGCTTGCACATCAGCTCCTCGCGCACGCCCACCCGCTGCTCCGAGACATCAACCGGATGCGGGACCTGGACGCTCGGCTGGCCATTTCCCCCTATGGGTCCGGAGCCCTGGCCGGTTCCTCTCTTGCCCTGGACCCGGAAGCGATCGCCGAAGAGCTTGGCTTCGCGGATGCGGCCGACAATTCGATTGATGCCACGAGCTCCCGGGATTTCGCCGCCGAGGCAGCCTACGTGCTTGCGCAGTTGGCGGTGGACCTCTCCCGCTTCGCCGAGGAGATCATCGCCTGGTCCACGCCGGAATTCGGCTACGTGACCCTAGCCGACGCATGGTCCACCGGATCCTCCATCATGCCGCAGAAGAAGAATCCGGACGTCGCAGAGCTCATGCGGGGCAAGACGGGGCGGCTGATCGGCAACCTGGCCGGCCTAATGACAACGCTCAAGGCCCAGCCGCTGGCCTACAACCGCGACCTCCAAGAGGACAAGGAGCCCGTTATCGATTCCGTGGCCCAACTGCGCCTGCTGTTGCCGGCCATGGCGGGGTTGGTGGGGACCCTGGAGTTTCACCCCCAGCGGATGCGGGAACTGGCGCCCGCCGGGTTCACGCTGGCCACCGACCTGGCCGAGTGGATGGTGCGCCAGGGCGTGCCCTTCCGCGAGGCACACGAGGCCTCCGGTGCTTGCGTCCGCATGGCCGAAGAGCGCGGGTGCGATCTGTATGACCTCAGTGACGAGGACTACCGGTCTGTGCATCCGGCCCTGACGGGGGAGGTGCGGGAGGTGCTGACCATAGATGGAGCCGTGGCTTCCCGTTCCACCCGAGGTGGCACCGCTGGTGCGCGCGTGCAGGAACAGCTACGCGGGGTCGCTGAGAAGATGGGCGAAGCGCAAAAGTGGGCGGAGCAAACCATCATTGGCCGACGACAATGAGCCGACGGGACATAGGGTCGGCAGGAGGGAACGGCACGCGGCCGATAGGAGGAAACAGGGAGACAATGGTTGGAGGCGAGAACGCGGTGGACGAGAAGCTGCTAGAGCTCGTGGTGTGCCCCCGGGACAAGGGGCCACTTGAAAGGCATGGCGACAGCTTGGTCAACCCTCGATTGGCCGTGGCCTATCCGGTGCGCGACGGAATCCCGGTACTTCTGCCGGATGCAGCTACCCCGTGGACGCCCGAACGCTAGCGCGGGTGCTCCTGCCCGCCGAGGCGGCCGGGGTCTTAGGCGGTCTACCGACCGCCGACGCAGCCTGGGCTGCGGCGTAGCACCGGTGGTGTTGACTGCGGGTTATCGGTCGTGA comes from Corynebacterium heidelbergense and encodes:
- a CDS encoding acetylornithine transaminase yields the protein MPEDNAGITATAMDSWQQRWDTAVMGNYGTPQVELVRGQGSYVWDANSKRYLDFLSGIAVNALGHGHPAITEAVTTQMHTLGHTSNIFAHPGVIAVAEKLVGLVGEQDPTGRSHGSTVFFCNSGAEANEAAFKIARATGRTKIFAAERGFHGRTMGALALTGQPDKRAPFAPMPAGVEFFPFGDIAAVRDMADEDTAAIFVESIQGETGIIPAPPGFLTQLRELCDELGILLVVDEVQAGMGRTGQWFGFQAEGIVPDVITMAKGLGGGLPIGACLATPRAQLLAKGMHGTTFGGNPVVCAAANAVIDTLRNEKVLDNVQRVGGYIAEALSGNPHVVEVRGRGLMLGVVLRGPLTVDPLDYGLLLNRPAPDVLRIVPPLNLSLAEAEEGVRAIEAMLRDTFGVASAPHHHGDGSNGEMGDHAADSNEPDHS
- the argF gene encoding ornithine carbamoyltransferase — protein: MRHFLTDADLTPAEQAEVLQLAAELKDNRYNNEYRTLLERRTVALLLDKTSTRTRFSFSAGVTELGGNVVTADSKSSQMGKGETYQDTGAVLSRYAAAILWRTGAQANLEAMVETATVPVINALSDDFHPCQILADLQTVAENKGGQGNGPLGIGGLNAVYLGDGANNMANSYMLGFATAGVNITICAPEGFQPEQQFVEKARDRAQETGARVTVTEDIDVSGADVVITDTWLSMGQDPSEDRSVLRDYQVNEELMATAPEAIFLHCLPAYRDSEVTPGVIDGPQSRVFDEAENRLHAQKALLVWLLR
- the argR gene encoding arginine repressor — encoded protein: MAAALTRSARQGKVATLLQARKFTSQRELLEGLQAEGVEITQATLSRDLVDLGARKVRADGQAYYALREELRADGPEGLRRVLSELLVGTDHSANMAVLRTPPGAAQYLASCVDRAALPQVVATIAGDDTIFALPREPLTGAELAEHFHGLALH
- a CDS encoding argininosuccinate synthase, whose product is MKDRVVLAYSGGLDTTVAISWIAKERNAEVVAVSIDLGQGGEDMETVRQRALGAGAVESIVVDAKDEFAEDYCLPAIKANGLYMKEYPLVSALSRPLIVKHLSDAAREHNGTAVAHGCTGKGNDQVRFEVGFANTAPDLDIIAPVRDYAWTREKAIAFAEDNGIPIEQSKKSPFSIDQNVWGRAVETGFLEDLWNAPTKDVYAYTEDPGLGQAPDELIISFESGKPVAIDGRKVSVLEAIEELNRRAGAQGVGRLDMVEDRLVGIKSREVYEAPGAMTLIRAHEALEAVTVERELARYKRQVDAEWSNQVYDGLWFAPLKRSLDAFIESTQTHVTGDIRLQLHAGTITVNGRRSGKSLYDFNLATYDEGDSFDQSMARGFVELHGLSSKIASKRDLAN
- the argH gene encoding argininosuccinate lyase; protein product: MGATSTTNEGALWGGRFAGGPADAMAALSKSTHFDWVLAPYDVLASKAHAKVLHRAGLLSDADLDTMLDGLERLGRGVHNGSFGPEPRDEDVHGAMERGLIELVGPEVGGRLRAGRSRNDQVATLFRMWLRDAIREVAAGAADVIGALVAQAERHPEAIMPGKTHFQAAQPVLLAHQLLAHAHPLLRDINRMRDLDARLAISPYGSGALAGSSLALDPEAIAEELGFADAADNSIDATSSRDFAAEAAYVLAQLAVDLSRFAEEIIAWSTPEFGYVTLADAWSTGSSIMPQKKNPDVAELMRGKTGRLIGNLAGLMTTLKAQPLAYNRDLQEDKEPVIDSVAQLRLLLPAMAGLVGTLEFHPQRMRELAPAGFTLATDLAEWMVRQGVPFREAHEASGACVRMAEERGCDLYDLSDEDYRSVHPALTGEVREVLTIDGAVASRSTRGGTAGARVQEQLRGVAEKMGEAQKWAEQTIIGRRQ
- a CDS encoding Trm112 family protein; this encodes MVGGENAVDEKLLELVVCPRDKGPLERHGDSLVNPRLAVAYPVRDGIPVLLPDAATPWTPER